A region from the uncultured Holophaga sp. genome encodes:
- the mtgA gene encoding monofunctional biosynthetic peptidoglycan transglycosylase — protein sequence MRAKKKAAKSSRKPLWKRALKVCGYAVAAWFVGTVLIVLLLRWVPIPVSALMVEREVGSWFSGRPHEIHHHWVSLDEIQPSMGVAVVAAEDQNFAEHFGFDWKAIEKAMAHNERSKKKRGASTVSQQTAKNIFLWESRSWVRKGFEVYFTLLIETLWSKRRILEVYLNSVEFGDSVYGVEAASRQFFHKPASRLRPSEAALLAAVLPNPHRFRVEAPSGYVRSRQSWILHQMGNLGGAEYIREL from the coding sequence TTGAGGGCGAAGAAGAAGGCGGCAAAAAGCAGCAGGAAACCCCTTTGGAAGCGAGCTCTCAAGGTATGCGGCTACGCCGTGGCCGCTTGGTTCGTGGGCACCGTCCTGATCGTCCTCCTGCTGCGCTGGGTGCCCATCCCCGTCTCCGCCCTCATGGTGGAGCGGGAAGTGGGCTCCTGGTTCAGCGGCAGACCCCATGAGATCCATCACCACTGGGTCTCTCTCGACGAGATCCAGCCCAGCATGGGGGTGGCGGTCGTCGCCGCCGAGGACCAGAACTTCGCGGAGCACTTCGGCTTCGACTGGAAGGCCATCGAGAAGGCCATGGCCCACAACGAGCGCAGCAAAAAGAAGCGGGGCGCCTCCACCGTCTCCCAGCAGACTGCCAAGAACATCTTCCTCTGGGAGTCCCGTTCCTGGGTCCGCAAGGGCTTCGAGGTCTACTTCACCCTGCTCATCGAGACCCTCTGGTCCAAGCGCCGCATCCTGGAGGTCTACCTCAACAGTGTGGAATTCGGGGACAGCGTCTACGGGGTCGAGGCGGCCTCCCGCCAGTTCTTCCACAAGCCGGCAAGCCGCCTCAGGCCCTCGGAAGCGGCCCTCCTCGCCGCCGTCCTGCCCAATCCCCACCGCTTCCGGGTCGAGGCCCCCAGCGGCTATGTGCGCTCACGCCAGAGCTGGATCCTCCACCAGATGGGCAACCTGGGGGGAGCCGAGTACATCAGAGAGCTCTGA
- the ruvC gene encoding crossover junction endodeoxyribonuclease RuvC — MIQGSNARPALCMGVDPGSLACGWAVVSRLGSRLELVEAGVIRSPRGADFDQRILGIHRRLTEAIELHRPQFMAVESPFVEKNAATALKLGQIRGGILLTAGLHGLPVGDYNPMQVKKAVSGYGWADKTQVGKMVQVLLSLKEPLPTDAADAAAVAIGHLLATRG; from the coding sequence ATGATCCAGGGATCCAATGCCCGGCCGGCGCTCTGCATGGGCGTCGATCCGGGCTCTCTCGCCTGTGGGTGGGCCGTGGTCTCGCGTCTGGGCTCCCGCCTTGAGTTGGTGGAGGCCGGAGTCATACGCTCCCCCCGGGGGGCCGACTTCGACCAGCGGATTCTGGGGATCCACAGGAGGCTGACGGAGGCCATCGAACTCCATCGCCCCCAGTTCATGGCGGTGGAGTCGCCCTTCGTGGAGAAGAACGCCGCCACGGCCCTCAAGCTTGGTCAGATACGGGGGGGCATTCTCCTGACGGCCGGCCTGCACGGCCTGCCCGTGGGGGACTACAATCCCATGCAGGTGAAGAAGGCCGTCAGCGGCTACGGATGGGCGGACAAGACCCAGGTGGGGAAGATGGTGCAGGTCCTCCTCAGCTTGAAGGAGCCCCTCCCCACAGATGCCGCCGATGCTGCGGCGGTGGCCATCGGGCATCTGCTGGCCACCAGGGGGTAG
- a CDS encoding 3-keto-5-aminohexanoate cleavage protein, with translation MSDLSNKVILTVAHTGAWPKKTDTPYVPLTPKEIAADVLACEKAGASVSHIHVRDDNSNACMDFDKFKEAVDLIRAAGSNMVLNLTTSGGLGLTDEIRQKPFVELRPEMASYDCGTMNWQHSGIFENSPRFLESTAVKMRECNVKAEIEIFDISWIYNATYLLKKGFLQGPQHFQFVMGAANGIPATVENLCLLVRNLPQGQGHTWSAFGIGQMHLPIIAASIALGGHVRIGMEDNIFLSKGVLAESNVQFVERTKKIIEALGKEVATPDEARQILGIKK, from the coding sequence ATGTCCGATCTTTCCAACAAGGTCATCCTGACTGTTGCCCACACCGGCGCCTGGCCCAAGAAGACCGACACCCCCTACGTCCCCCTGACCCCCAAGGAGATCGCCGCGGACGTCCTCGCCTGCGAGAAGGCCGGTGCCTCCGTCTCCCACATCCACGTGCGCGATGACAACAGCAACGCCTGCATGGACTTCGACAAGTTCAAGGAGGCCGTGGACCTCATCCGCGCCGCCGGCAGCAACATGGTGCTGAACCTGACCACCTCCGGTGGCCTGGGCCTGACCGACGAGATCCGTCAGAAGCCCTTCGTCGAGCTGCGCCCCGAGATGGCCTCCTACGACTGCGGCACCATGAACTGGCAGCACAGCGGCATCTTCGAGAACAGCCCCCGCTTCCTCGAGTCCACCGCCGTAAAGATGCGCGAGTGCAACGTCAAGGCTGAGATCGAGATCTTCGACATCAGCTGGATCTACAACGCCACCTACCTTCTGAAGAAGGGCTTCCTCCAGGGGCCCCAGCACTTCCAGTTCGTGATGGGCGCCGCCAACGGTATCCCCGCCACCGTTGAGAACCTCTGCCTCCTGGTCCGCAACCTGCCCCAGGGCCAGGGCCACACCTGGTCCGCCTTCGGCATCGGCCAGATGCACCTGCCCATCATCGCCGCCTCCATCGCCCTGGGCGGTCACGTCCGCATCGGCATGGAAGACAACATCTTCCTGTCCAAGGGCGTCCTGGCCGAGTCCAACGTCCAGTTCGTCGAGCGCACCAAGAAGATCATCGAGGCCCTGGGCAAGGAAGTCGCCACTCCCGATGAGGCTCGCCAGATCCTTGGCATCAAGAAGTAA
- a CDS encoding WYL domain-containing protein, protein MAPRRSTKKTTTPDPELEVKAEAAVQPEPEPTPTPKARKTPARPRKSKVAEAVEPIEAAAVPAVPQAVEAGSLGEAAGLLPPMAAALLEAIQGGRAVELLFADAEANPPRTFEPRQLSYEALSQGWYVWGWDRRYNAERHHRLDLLVEVNPVEGLGRSAQGPYPEGVAANQIGGWLGGEPIQVKAVLLKQWIFAVRQAPMPFPAFTLQEQEEGKALVSFTATDLRAVARWCMQFGDGLQVLEPQRLVDRIKQVGVQWAGKPVAPVPAAKPAPAPRPERAPEAPRRAEAPRREEAPRREEAPRREESSRRDAAEAPAPKAKSGRTEIRVERL, encoded by the coding sequence ATGGCCCCACGCCGCAGCACCAAGAAGACCACGACCCCCGACCCTGAGCTGGAAGTGAAGGCAGAGGCTGCGGTCCAGCCCGAACCTGAGCCCACGCCGACCCCCAAGGCCCGGAAGACTCCTGCAAGGCCCCGCAAGTCCAAGGTTGCCGAGGCCGTTGAACCGATCGAAGCCGCCGCTGTTCCCGCTGTCCCCCAGGCTGTCGAAGCCGGGTCCTTGGGCGAGGCCGCGGGGCTGCTCCCGCCCATGGCTGCGGCCCTCCTGGAGGCGATCCAGGGTGGCCGTGCCGTGGAGCTCCTCTTCGCAGATGCCGAGGCCAATCCCCCGCGAACCTTCGAGCCCCGTCAGCTATCCTACGAAGCCCTCAGCCAGGGCTGGTACGTCTGGGGCTGGGATCGCCGCTACAACGCTGAGCGTCACCACCGCCTGGATCTCCTGGTCGAGGTGAACCCCGTCGAGGGGCTGGGCCGCTCAGCCCAGGGACCCTACCCCGAGGGGGTGGCGGCCAACCAGATCGGCGGCTGGCTTGGGGGTGAGCCCATCCAGGTCAAGGCTGTCCTCCTGAAGCAGTGGATCTTCGCTGTGCGCCAGGCTCCCATGCCCTTCCCTGCCTTCACTCTGCAGGAACAGGAGGAAGGGAAGGCCCTGGTGAGCTTCACGGCTACGGATCTCCGGGCAGTGGCCCGCTGGTGCATGCAGTTCGGGGATGGTCTCCAGGTGCTGGAGCCCCAGCGGCTGGTGGACCGCATCAAGCAGGTGGGGGTGCAGTGGGCGGGCAAACCGGTGGCACCCGTTCCTGCGGCAAAGCCCGCACCCGCCCCACGGCCTGAGAGGGCTCCCGAGGCCCCCCGCAGGGCCGAGGCGCCCCGGCGCGAAGAGGCGCCCCGCCGTGAGGAGGCCCCGCGGCGCGAGGAGAGCTCCCGTCGGGACGCTGCCGAAGCGCCTGCCCCCAAGGCCAAGTCCGGTCGGACCGAGATCCGCGTCGAGCGGCTCTGA